The Brachyhypopomus gauderio isolate BG-103 chromosome 2, BGAUD_0.2, whole genome shotgun sequence genome contains a region encoding:
- the LOC143506358 gene encoding uncharacterized protein LOC143506358 gives MSSPGGLINVMSSKPFWTVFLGLTLILTVCGKLCEQNLNKTITRNLLRDHLFEVKNFTNPHESEKKQHIFLSVINTLCSTWKNNKDILNDGCKQDIKNCPDSRDKVIWTFEHILELFMTKSSLKSIKDFCDKHNCHKFYAKHYISSSDFESKYYDICSLSPPWPECPPIKSPSISSAPPTSMLQTSPTSTDKHSSDFVSDTPKNPLFAIFAVLVIASLVITGSICLKRHLQK, from the exons ATGAGCTCTCCTGGTGGCCTCATTAACGTAATGAGCAGCAAACCCTTCTGGACTGTGTTTCTT GGACTTACTTTAATACTCACTGTCTGTGGAAAACTCTGTGAACAGAATTTGAATAAAACCATA ACACGTAATTTATTACGAGACCATCTGTTTGAAGTCAAGAACTTCACAAATCCTCATGAGTCTGAAAAG AAGCAGCATATATTTCTCTCAGTCATAAATACTCTTTGTTCCACCTGGAAGAACAATAAAGACATACTTAATGATGGATGTAAGCAGGATATAAAGAATTGCCCTGACAGCCGTGACAAAGTTATATGGACATTTGAACATATACTCGAACTCTTT ATGACAAAATCTAGCCTAAAATCTATCAAAGACTTTTGTGACAAACATAACTGCCACAAATTCTATGCAAAACATTACATCAGCTCGTCTGACTTTGAATCCAAGTATTACGACATATGCTCTTTGAGTCCACCCTGGCCAG AATGTCCCCCAATAAAGA gcCCTTCAATTTCTTCAGCTCCTCCAACTTCAA tgCTACAAACATCTCCCACTTCTACTGATAAAC ACTCTTCAGACTTTGTAAGTGATACTCCCAAAA ATCCATTGTTTGCAATCTTTGCTGTCTTGGTCATTGCAAGCTTGGTCATCACAGGCTCAATTTGTTTGAAAAGGCACCTACAAAAGTGA